A DNA window from Aminipila luticellarii contains the following coding sequences:
- a CDS encoding DNA polymerase III subunit alpha: MAFTHLHVHTEYSLLDGAARIKDLIARAKELGMDSIAITDHGVMFGVIDFYREALKNGIKPIIGCEVYTAARTMLDKDADKDKYQGHLVLLAKNQEGYQNLIKIVSEGFTKGYYYKPRIDKNVLRKHNKGIIALSACLAGNIQRKLLNRDYSGAKEEALELLDIFGEGNFYLELQDQGLEEEYAILDDMKRIHTETGIPLVATNDVHYVRQEDAVAHDILLCIQTATNVDDEKRMRFPNDQFYLKSEQEMRVIFSGIPEAIENTKIIADQCNVDFTFGELHLPEFKAPDGKDNTLYLRELCEEGLKDRYGEGTPEIRERFEYELSVIISMGYVEYFLIVWDFINYAKKNKIMVGPGRGSAAGSIVAYALKITDIDPIKYSLIFERFLNPERVSMPDIDIDFCYERRQEVINYVIEKYGEDKVAQIITFGTMKAKAAVRDVGRALNMSYAETDAIAKAIPFDLKMTIGKALELNPELKAAYDRDKRVAQVIDMAKALEGMPRHASTHAAGVVISKKSIDEYVPLYLADKGISTQFTMTTIEELGLLKMDFLGLRTLTVIRDALEMIEANHGVQIDFSRMAYDDPKPYDMISGGNTQGVFQLESGGMTQFMKNLRPDCFEDIVAGISLYRPGPMASIPNYIANKKNPEEILYLHESLEPILSVTYGCLVYQEQVMQIVRDLAGYTYGRSDLVRRAMSKKKMDVMLQEKEYFIHGKEDEQGNIEIMGCVRNGIPENIAEEIFNQMVSFAEYAFNKSHAAAYAVVAYETAYLKAYYPVEFMAALMTSVIGDGVQIAKYIRNCNEMGIEVLPPSVLESSKKFTVVDSKIRFGLLGVKNVGAGVIDEIIKSREEKGMPKDIFQFISNANIHEINKKAIESLIKAGAFDCLNENRAQHLAVYEGLLESAQNNSKKNIEGQLSLFQLNSDEMELKSISGKLPDVANFQQSLLITMEKEMLGVYLTGHPLKDYEEQIEKLVTITAEDLAHADTNDQITDGMKATIAGIVSGKKILVTKNNKQMAFLDIEDLYGEIEVVVFPNVYEKYLQFIKEESILAIKGTINFKEDEAPKILADKIINLEASNNAEQEGLVKIKVPKELEEEKCFNIIKELILANKGTKPVLIFLEKSGKKFKTNRDLWVNPSEAFIRAAEVLVGKDNVKP, from the coding sequence ATGGCATTTACACATCTTCATGTACATACGGAATACAGCCTGCTGGACGGAGCTGCGAGAATAAAAGATTTAATAGCAAGAGCAAAAGAACTCGGCATGGATTCCATAGCTATAACCGATCATGGGGTGATGTTTGGTGTTATTGATTTCTATAGAGAAGCTTTAAAGAACGGTATTAAACCAATTATTGGCTGTGAGGTCTATACGGCGGCGCGCACCATGCTGGATAAGGATGCGGACAAGGATAAATATCAAGGGCATCTGGTTCTTCTGGCTAAAAATCAGGAAGGGTATCAAAACCTTATAAAAATCGTTTCGGAGGGATTTACAAAGGGATACTACTACAAGCCCAGAATCGATAAAAATGTTCTTAGAAAGCACAATAAGGGCATTATAGCCTTATCTGCATGCCTGGCAGGAAATATTCAGAGGAAACTGCTTAATCGGGATTATAGCGGTGCGAAGGAAGAAGCCTTAGAGCTGTTAGATATTTTTGGAGAAGGAAATTTTTATTTGGAATTGCAGGATCAGGGCTTGGAAGAAGAGTATGCTATTCTGGACGATATGAAGAGAATTCATACTGAAACGGGGATTCCTTTGGTTGCCACCAATGATGTTCATTACGTAAGGCAGGAGGACGCGGTAGCTCATGATATTTTACTGTGCATACAGACAGCGACCAATGTGGATGATGAAAAGCGCATGCGTTTTCCCAACGATCAGTTTTATTTGAAGTCCGAACAGGAAATGCGGGTGATTTTTTCAGGAATTCCAGAAGCCATAGAAAACACGAAGATCATTGCGGACCAGTGCAATGTGGACTTTACCTTCGGAGAGCTTCACCTGCCTGAGTTCAAGGCTCCTGATGGCAAAGACAATACCCTATATCTCCGGGAACTTTGTGAGGAAGGTTTAAAGGATCGATACGGAGAAGGAACTCCTGAAATTCGAGAACGGTTTGAATATGAGCTCTCCGTCATTATATCGATGGGCTATGTGGAATACTTCCTCATTGTCTGGGATTTTATAAACTATGCGAAGAAAAATAAGATCATGGTGGGACCGGGAAGAGGTTCGGCAGCTGGGAGTATTGTAGCCTATGCCCTTAAAATTACGGATATAGATCCCATCAAATATTCTCTGATTTTTGAACGTTTTTTAAATCCGGAAAGAGTCAGTATGCCGGATATCGATATTGATTTCTGCTATGAAAGAAGGCAGGAGGTCATCAATTACGTTATAGAAAAATATGGAGAAGATAAGGTCGCTCAGATTATAACCTTTGGAACCATGAAGGCAAAGGCCGCCGTCCGGGATGTGGGGCGGGCTTTAAATATGAGTTATGCGGAGACCGACGCCATAGCCAAAGCGATTCCTTTTGATTTAAAGATGACCATTGGTAAGGCGCTGGAACTGAATCCCGAATTAAAAGCCGCCTATGACCGGGACAAACGGGTGGCGCAGGTCATTGATATGGCAAAAGCCCTGGAAGGCATGCCGAGACATGCCTCCACCCATGCGGCGGGGGTGGTGATTTCCAAGAAGAGCATCGACGAGTATGTTCCGCTCTATTTGGCAGATAAAGGTATTTCCACGCAGTTTACCATGACTACAATTGAGGAATTGGGGCTGTTGAAAATGGACTTTTTAGGGCTTCGAACGCTGACGGTCATCCGGGATGCCCTTGAAATGATTGAAGCAAATCACGGGGTTCAAATTGATTTTTCCAGAATGGCGTATGATGATCCAAAGCCGTATGACATGATATCCGGCGGAAACACGCAAGGTGTGTTCCAGCTTGAAAGCGGCGGAATGACCCAGTTTATGAAAAACCTGAGACCCGATTGCTTTGAAGATATTGTAGCGGGTATTTCCCTGTACAGACCGGGACCTATGGCTTCCATTCCCAATTATATAGCCAACAAGAAAAATCCGGAAGAAATCCTATATCTTCATGAAAGTCTGGAGCCCATTCTGTCGGTAACCTATGGCTGTCTGGTATATCAGGAACAGGTCATGCAAATCGTGCGGGATCTGGCGGGCTATACCTACGGCAGAAGTGACCTTGTCCGCCGTGCCATGAGTAAAAAGAAGATGGATGTCATGCTTCAAGAAAAGGAATATTTTATTCATGGAAAAGAGGATGAACAGGGAAATATTGAAATCATGGGGTGCGTGAGAAATGGTATTCCTGAAAATATTGCCGAGGAAATATTTAATCAGATGGTCAGCTTTGCGGAATATGCCTTTAACAAATCTCATGCGGCGGCATATGCTGTTGTAGCGTATGAAACCGCCTATTTAAAGGCGTATTACCCCGTGGAATTTATGGCTGCCCTCATGACCAGTGTTATCGGTGATGGTGTTCAGATTGCAAAGTATATACGGAACTGCAATGAAATGGGCATTGAGGTGTTACCGCCCAGCGTGCTGGAAAGCAGTAAAAAATTCACGGTGGTGGACAGCAAGATCCGTTTTGGACTGTTAGGTGTAAAAAATGTCGGTGCCGGAGTGATTGATGAGATTATAAAGTCCCGGGAAGAGAAAGGGATGCCGAAAGACATTTTTCAATTTATTTCCAATGCAAACATTCATGAAATCAATAAAAAAGCCATTGAAAGCCTTATAAAGGCCGGAGCCTTCGACTGTTTGAACGAGAACCGAGCGCAGCATCTTGCCGTGTACGAGGGACTGCTGGAATCCGCACAGAACAATTCAAAGAAAAACATTGAAGGGCAGTTGTCCTTATTCCAGCTGAACAGTGATGAAATGGAGCTGAAATCCATTTCAGGAAAGCTTCCGGATGTGGCAAATTTTCAACAGTCTCTTTTAATTACCATGGAAAAAGAAATGCTGGGTGTCTATCTGACCGGACATCCCCTGAAGGATTATGAAGAGCAGATCGAAAAGCTCGTTACGATAACGGCTGAAGATCTGGCGCATGCGGATACCAATGATCAGATAACCGATGGCATGAAGGCTACTATTGCGGGGATTGTCAGCGGAAAGAAGATATTGGTCACCAAGAACAACAAACAAATGGCTTTTCTGGATATAGAAGATTTATATGGGGAAATAGAAGTGGTGGTATTTCCTAATGTGTATGAAAAATATCTGCAATTCATTAAAGAAGAAAGCATCCTTGCTATAAAAGGCACCATTAATTTTAAAGAGGATGAAGCCCCTAAGATACTGGCAGATAAAATTATCAATCTCGAAGCTTCCAATAATGCTGAA